The Coffea arabica cultivar ET-39 chromosome 3c, Coffea Arabica ET-39 HiFi, whole genome shotgun sequence genome contains a region encoding:
- the LOC113735265 gene encoding serine/threonine-protein kinase rio2-like codes for MKLDVDVLRYLSKDDFRVLTAVEMGMRNHEIVPSELIDRIASLKHGGTYKVLKNLLKHKLLHHDSSKYDGFRLTYLGYDFLAIKTLVNRGVFTAVGRQIGVGKESDIFEVAKEDGTILAMKLHRLGRVSFRAVKSKRDYLKHRSSYNWLYLSRLAALKEFAFMKALEEHGFPVPLAVDSNRHCVVMSLIQGYPLVQVKELQNPDTVFETIVGLVVRLAEHGLIHCDFNEFNIMIDDDEKVTMIDFPQMVSVSHHNAQMYFDRDVECIFKFFSKRFNLSFEENAGHSDDSKVDSEEVGRPSFADIKKVTGFLDKELSASGFTRKDQDDIERFTGDDVEKDLDSDDKESADEPIEKDEGHFEEEGNPVEQGETSKEDTEMKQDVVSENEGPNDLGTVPEEDRQTEHENEPELTKRLNKQRRRAIQAVQGGRKNFTSRNSYKDKGGRSSHNSKIQKQLGNW; via the exons ATGAAGTTGGATGTGGACGTGTTGAGGTACCTATCCAAGGATGATTTCAGGGTTCTCACCGCCGTCGAAATGGGAATGCGCaat CACGAGATTGTTCCCTCAGAGCTAATTGACCGAATCGCCTCCCTCAA GCACGGAGGTACTTATAAGGTCTTGAAGAATTTGCTCAAGCACAAGCTCTTGCACCATGACTCCTCCAAAT ATGATGGCTTTCGACTCACTTACCTCGGTTATGATTTCCTCGCTATCAAAACCTTGGTTAATCGGGGAGTTTTCACTGCCGTTGGTCGTCAAATTGGTGTCGGCAAAGAGTCTG ATATTTTTGAGGTGGCCAAGGAAGATGGCACCATCCTTGCAATGAAGCTGCACAGACTTGGTAGAGTATCTTTTAGAGCTGTCAAGTCTAAGCGTGATTATTTGAAGCATCGCAGTAGTTATAATTGGCTCTATTTGTCGCGCCTTGCTGCTCTCAAGGAATTTGCCTTCATGAAG GCTTTGGAAGAACATGGCTTTCCTGTTCCACTTGCAGTAGATAGCAACAGACACTGTGTTGTTATGTCACTCATCCAAGGATACCCACT TGTACAGGTTAAGGAACTGCAGAACCCAGATACGGTTTTTGAAACGATTGTTGGCCTTGTTGTTCGTCTTGCTGAGCATGGGCTTATTCACTGCGATTTTAACGAATTCAACATCATG ATTGATGATGATGAAAAGGTGACAATGATTGATTTCCCACAAATGGTGTCAGTCTCTCATCACAATGCTCAGAT GTACTTTGATCGTGATGTAGAATGTATCTTCAAGTTTTTCAGTAAGAG GTTCAACCTGTCTTTCGAGGAAAATGCTGGTCATTCGGATGATTCCAAGGTAGACTCAGAGGAAGTTGGCAGGCCTAGCTTTGCTGATATTAAGAAAGTTACTGGTTTCTTAGACAAGGAACTTTCTGCAAGTGGCTTCACTAGAAAGGATCAGGATGATATTGAACGG TTTACAGGAGATGATGTTGAGAAGGATCTGGATTCTGATGACAAAGAAAGTGCAGATGAGCCCATTGAGAAAGATGAAGGACACTTTGAG GAGGAAGGTAATCCAGTTGAACAGGGTGAGACTTCTAAGGAAGATACAGAAATGAAACAGGATGTTGTTTCTGAAAATGAGGGACCGAATGATCTTGGAACTGTTCCCGAGGAGGACAGGCAAACTGAGCATGAGAATGAGCCAGAACTGACAAAACGTCTCAATAAGCAGAGAAGGCGGGCCATTCAAGCAGTCCAAGGGGGAAGAAAGAATTTTACATCAAGAAATTCTTACAAAGATAAGGGAGGTCGGTCCTCTCACAATTCTAAGATTCAAAAGCAATTGGGCAACTGGTAA
- the LOC113735264 gene encoding MLO-like protein 1 encodes MAGGGEGEGLTLEYTPTWVVALVCTVIVALSLFAERVLHYAGKYLLKKNQKPLYQALLKIKEELMLLGFISLLLTVSQSRINEICIAKHLTDDWLPCKKKDDTSSSTNSHLQTTSAFFSSLLPGPGGLHRRLLAEASSTQGYCEKRGKAPLLSLTALHHLHIFIFALAVSHVIFCALTILFASAKIRQWKLWEDAIQKKEDDPEQAERMKFTHVQEHDFIRDRFLGFGKDSAALGWVESFFKQFYGSVTESDYTTLRFGFIMTHCRGNPKFNFHKYMIRALEADFKRVVGISWYLWLFVVLFLLLNVYGWHTYFWISFIPFALLLAVGTKLEHVISQLAQEVAEKHVAVQGELVVRPSDDHFWFNRPKLVLHLIHIILFQNAFEIAIFFWTWAQYKFDSCIMGAVGFVIPRLVLGAFVQFICSYSTLPLYAIVTQMGSTFKKAIFEEHVQEGLVGWAQKARKNKGMRKVVNASSTQVGPKESPSVEMTQTQNESASRTLLEKNINKAAGEIEPVTELHETPLPSASDIRHADANDSR; translated from the exons ATGGCAGGAGGAGGTGAAGGAGAAGGACTTACCTTGGAGTATACACCGACGTGGGTGGTGGCTCTGGTGTGCACCGTTATAGTCGCCCTCTCTCTCTTTGCCGAAAGGGTCCTCCACTATGCCGGCAAG TATTTGCTGAAGAAGAATCAGAAGCCGCTGTATCAGGCCTTGCTCAAAATCAAGGAAG AGTTGATGCTACTGGGCTTCATATCTCTCCTTCTCACCGTGTCCCAAAGCAGAATTAATGAGATATGCATCGCCAAGCACTTGACCGACGACTGGCTTCCCTGCAAGAAGAAAGATGATACCTCCTCCTCAACCAATTCCCACCTCCAGACTACCTCCGCCTTCTTCTCCTCTCTCCTTCCCGGACCAGGAGGACTCCACCGCCGCCTTCTGGCTGAGGCATCATCTACTCAAGGCTACTGCGAAAAAAGG GGGAAGGCACCGCTGCTATCTCTCACAGCTTTGCATCACCTTCACATCTTTATATTTGCACTGGCCGTTTCTCATGTCATCTTCTGTGCGCTAACAATTCTATTTGCCAGTGCAAAG ATCCGCCAATGGAAACTCTGGGAAGATGCTATTCAGAAAAAGGAAGATGACCCTGAGCAAG CTGAGCGGATGAAATTTACCCACGTCCAGGAACATGACTTCATCAGGGACCGATTTCTGGGCTTTGGAAAGGACTCGGCTGCACTTGGTTGGGTG GAATCCTTTTTTAAGCAATTTTATGGGTCAGTTACTGAATCGGATTATACCACTCTGCGATTTGGCTTCATTATG ACTCATTGTCGAGGAAATCCAAAGTTTAACTTTCACAAGTACATGATACGTGCCCTTGAAGCGGATTTTAAGAGAGTTGTTGGAATAAG CTGGTACCTTTGGCTATTCGTTGTCCTCTTTCTTTTGCTGAATGTGTATG GTTGGCATACATATTTTTGGATATCATTTATTCCCTTCGCT CTGTTGCTTGCTGTGGGCACCAAACTAGAGCATGTAATCTCACAGTTAGCTCAAGAGGTCGCTGAGAAACATGTTGCAGTTCAAGGAGAGCTGGTAGTCAGGCCTTCAGATGATCACTTCTGGTTTAACCGCCCAAAACTTGTCCTTCATCTGATTCATATCATTTTATTCCAGAATGCCTTTGAGATTGCTATTTTCTTCTGGACGTGG GCTCAGTACAAATTTGATTCTTGCATCATGGGAGCAGTTGGTTTTGTCATCCCAAGACTTGTTTTAGG GGCGTTTGTGCAGTTCATTTGCAGTTACAGTACATTGCCTCTGTATGCAATTGTGACACAG atGGGAAGTACATTCAAGAAAGCTATCTTCGAGGAACACGTACAAGAAGGACTCGTGGGTTGGGCGCAAAAGGCAAGAAAGAACAAGGGCATGAGGAAGGTGGTGAATGCCTCTTCCACACAAGTTGGTCCCAAGGAGTCTCCCTCGGTAGAGATGACACAAACACAGAATGAGTCGGCGAGTAGAACTCTGCTGGAAAAGAACATTAATAAAGCTGCCGGAGAAATCGAACCTGTAACTGAACTGCATGAAACGCCACTCCCCTCAGCTTCTGACATCAGACATGCTGATGCAAATGACTCGCGATAA
- the LOC113735263 gene encoding uncharacterized protein: MKFAVKKGWSNGRARSGVLQLGSCPFPIQTPALLLTTRKGLPPFTSPDLLTSSLPSPDSHLLQFSPLHFLEGISPKTISNIGGLHQMLSLHQHIFAAVPRDSIIALPEHDSTNKYGASFQTPGGRLLIKPAEYVELVSSMKPDFWVTLADEVPAWVSNKRNRTSVDRTLRWLDDCLSLNKESTTIFGSIVGGSSIEERHRCAQEVAQRNVSGYWIGGFGLGESMDERAALLTAVTDNLPEDMPRHVSGLGLPEEVLQGVAAGIDLFDSTYVYHLTLGGFALTFPLERNKGENADYQLSDSGGDGMKINLKATVYRKDTSPIVESCICFTCQNHTKAYLNHLFNVHEMLAQTLLEIHNTHHYLGFFCSIRKAIEEGKFEQFRRNFVESRRDRLFAAASSA; the protein is encoded by the exons ATGAAGTTCGCCGTCAAGAAGGGATGGAGCAACGGAAGAGCCCGGTCAGGGGTTCTGCAGCTGGGCAGCTGTCCTTTCCCAATTCAGACTCCCGCTCTGCTCCTCACAACCCGCAAAGGCCTGCCCCCTTTCACCTCTCCGGACCTCCTTACCTCCTCTCTTCCTTCTCCGGATTCTCACCTGCTCCAGTTCAGCCCCCTTCACTT CTTAGAGGGTATTTCTCCTAAAACAATATCTAACATTGGAGGACTGCACCAAATGCTTAGTCTGCACCAACACATATTCGCGGCCGTACCGCGGGATTCTATCATTGCCCTTCCTGAACATGACAGCACTAACAAATATGGAGCGTCTTTCCAGACTCCTGGAGGCCGTCTTCTG ATAAAACCTGCAGAATACGTggaacttgtttcttcaatgaaGCCTGACTTTTGGGTCACTTTGGCTGATGAAGTTCCTGCTTGGGTTTCTAATAAGAGGAACAGAACCTCAGTTGACCGCACTCTGAGATGGCTCGACGATTGCCTTTCACTCAATAAGGAAA GTACTACTATTTTTGGATCCATTGTAGGAGGCTCCAGCATTGAAGAACGGCATCGGTGTGCACAAGAAGTTGCACAAAGAAATGTATCAG GATATTGGATTGGTGGGTTTGGGCTTGGAGAAAGTATGGACGAGCGGGCTGCTCTTCTCACTGCTGTTACG GACAATTTACCAGAGGACATGCCAAGGCATGTCTCTGGACTTGGACTTCCAG AGGAGGTATTGCAGGGAGTTGCTGCAGGCATTGACCTATTTGACTCTAC GTATGTTTACCATCTTACACTTGGTGGATTTGCTCTAACCTTCCCTCTTGAGAGAAATAAGGGTGAGAATGCCGATTACCAGCTAAGTGATTCGGGAGGTGATGGCATGAAGATCAATCTGAAAGCTACTGTATATAG GAAAGATACATCACCAATTGTTGAAAGCTGCATCTGCTTCACATGCCAGAATCATACAAAGGCATATTTGAATCACTTGTTCAACGTTCATGAAATGTTGGCACAAACTCTATTGGAGAT ACACAACACACACCACTATCTGGGATTCTTCTGCTCAATTAGAAAGGCTATTGAAGAAGGCAAGTTTGAGCAATTCCGGAGGAACTTTGTTGAAAGTAGACGTGACCGTCTCTTTGCTGCTGCATCAAGTGCTTAA